The region ATGCAATTATCGGGAATCGTTGGTTATCCTATAGTTTATAAAATCGGTACAGCCTTCTTCGATGTCAATGATGCGGCAATGAAATCGCTGGCCAATGCAATCTGGATCGTCGTCAGCTTTACGATCGCTTTAGTGATTGTGCTGCTCATCCTTCGAAAGACAGAAAAGCATACGAAAATGGATCGGGCCGTCCCCCTTTCCACAGGCGCTTCAATCCTATGGGCAATCGGCGGCGTATTCCTCGCCTTCATCGCCCAGTCGATCGCCATTAATATCGAAAGGATGCTCGGGATTCCGATGGGGTCGGAAAATACGAAAAAGATCATATCCATCATTGAAGCGACGCCGATTGTCATTTTGGTGAGCTCGATTTGCGGTCCGATCCTGGAAGAGATCATTTTCCGAAAGATCATTTTCGGCAGCCTGTATGAACGGTTTCCATTTTCCGTTTCCGCACTGATCAGCTCGTTGATTTTCGCTTTGGCCCACTTTGAACCGATTCATATTATTCTTTACACAGCGATGGGCTTTACTTTTGCTTTTCTTTACGTACGGACAAAACGGATCATTGTGCCGATCTTTGCACATGTCACGATGAATACCGTGGTCGTGATCGCGCAATCTGTTTTCAAGGACGATATTGAACGGTTGATGCATGAAGCAGATAAAATGCAAGGATTCATTGGAGGATTTTTTTCATGAGACAGTCACCTATGATGTACGGACTTTTTTATTGCTTATTGGGTGCTTTTTTCACCTTTTTCGCGATACAAAATGTCAATGACCATGGCTGGGGATTTTTCGCCTATGTGTTGATTTTACTGGCGACCTTGGATTTTGGCTCCGGAGTGCGGATGATTTCACTGCATTTCCGCATTAAGAAAAAGAATAGAAAAAAATAGGACTTCCATGGCGGAAGTCCTTTTAATTGGCTAACACGTTCGTCCGTTTCTTTCCGCTGCAGGCACTTGCTTTCCGCGGGGAGGGACGGGAGCCTCCTCGGCTTCGCCTGCGGGGTCTCCCTCTTCCCTCTATTTCCCGCCGGAGTCAAGTGCCTTCCGCTCCAATCCACTGAATAATTTCTTTTAGCAACAAGCATTACGAAAAGGCTATTTTCTTATCACTTTTTTCTAACTGCGGAACGTTCGAGGAAATGACCAATGTAAATATGATCAGTTATTAGCATTTATAACTGTAAACGATCGCTGAGTTGATTTACCTTCATCATGAAGTCAATTTTTTTTAGGCGGTCAACTTTGTATGTAGTTGATTGGAGCGGAGGGCGGCGACTCCAGCGGGAAAAGCGGGACAGTCGAGACCCTGGACTGAGCGTAGCGAGGGAAGCGGCTCGGCCCCGCCCGCGGAAAGCGTCCGCCCGCAGCGGAAATCAACACAAGCAGATTCTCAATAATTTTTCAAAAAACAAAAAGGCTCCCACGACGGAAGCCCTTTTTTTATAACGGATTGCTTTCATGCTCCTGTTCTTCGAGCATTCGTTCTGCTTCCATCGCTTTTCGGTAGCCGATCCGGGAAATCCCGATGCTGATCTCATAAAGGATGAGCAGCGGCACGGTCACCATCATATGCGACGCAAGATCCGGCGGCGTGATGAAGGCTGCGATGACAAGCAGGACAAAATAGGCGTATTTCCGGATACTTGCCAAAAACATTGGCGTCACGATGCCGAGCCTTGTCAGGAAAAGCGTTACGACCGGAAGCTGGAACAAGAATCCGAACGGAATCGTGATTTGAAATAAAAACTGAAAATATTCATTGATCCCAATGACCTGATGGATTTCCAAGTGACCCGAAAGGTTCATCATGAACTTGATCACGTACGGAAATAAAATGAAATAGGAAAACGACAGCCCTGCCAAGAACAAGAGCACGGAGACAGGGATGTAGCTCAACGTCACCTTCCGCTCCCTTTCATAGAGCCCGGGACTGATGAATGCCCATAGCTGAAACAGGATCACCGGGGAAGTAAGTATGATAGCCAGGAAAAAAATCATTTGCATATAGACTTTGAATGGATCCGTAATCCGGAATGCATTCATGGTCAGTGTTGAAGCTTCATCGGCGTGCTGCAGGAATCGTATCAACGGCTGTGAAAGAAAGAAGCTGATAATAACCGCAACGAAGAAGAAAACGACCACGATAATCAGCCGTTTTCTCAATTCACCAATATGCTCGAATATCGTCATGTCATTTTGTTGACTCATTTGCCAATCATCCTATCATTGCTTAGCGTTTTCTTTATTTGGTTCGTCTTCATCGTCGGCTAAGCCTTTTGTTGCGTTCTTGAATTCGCGCAATGTATTTCCAGCAGCTTTACCCAATTCAGGCAACTTCTTCGGGCCAAAAATCAGCAATGCTACAAATACGATCACGATCATGCTACCTACACCTGCCATTGCGCACACCTCCTTATACGATTATCATAACGGAAATTATTTGGAATAGCTATTCTGATTTGTCTCCATCTTGTGACAAATCTGTTTCATCGG is a window of Falsibacillus albus DNA encoding:
- a CDS encoding CPBP family intramembrane glutamic endopeptidase — encoded protein: MKKEYAYILITYIVMQLSGIVGYPIVYKIGTAFFDVNDAAMKSLANAIWIVVSFTIALVIVLLILRKTEKHTKMDRAVPLSTGASILWAIGGVFLAFIAQSIAINIERMLGIPMGSENTKKIISIIEATPIVILVSSICGPILEEIIFRKIIFGSLYERFPFSVSALISSLIFALAHFEPIHIILYTAMGFTFAFLYVRTKRIIVPIFAHVTMNTVVVIAQSVFKDDIERLMHEADKMQGFIGGFFS
- a CDS encoding YdiK family protein, translated to MRQSPMMYGLFYCLLGAFFTFFAIQNVNDHGWGFFAYVLILLATLDFGSGVRMISLHFRIKKKNRKK
- the tatC gene encoding twin-arginine translocase subunit TatC; this translates as MSQQNDMTIFEHIGELRKRLIIVVVFFFVAVIISFFLSQPLIRFLQHADEASTLTMNAFRITDPFKVYMQMIFFLAIILTSPVILFQLWAFISPGLYERERKVTLSYIPVSVLLFLAGLSFSYFILFPYVIKFMMNLSGHLEIHQVIGINEYFQFLFQITIPFGFLFQLPVVTLFLTRLGIVTPMFLASIRKYAYFVLLVIAAFITPPDLASHMMVTVPLLILYEISIGISRIGYRKAMEAERMLEEQEHESNPL
- a CDS encoding twin-arginine translocase TatA/TatE family subunit is translated as MAGVGSMIVIVFVALLIFGPKKLPELGKAAGNTLREFKNATKGLADDEDEPNKENAKQ